Proteins from a genomic interval of Paenibacillus sp. FSL R5-0623:
- a CDS encoding DUF58 domain-containing protein: MTALGQRIVSAVLVVAFASLYQWHGGKAALFLSVITFLMFTGGLLLHWFRPRRIHIRRKIHTNRIEAGEQVRVLVELEFNCRIPLLWIVLCENTPAGVHHKLIFPGTRRQFSYQYECSGIRRGVYRWDTGRLYWGDMFGWNTLSAETEGGTPLIVVPQATAWGKGDSIEFAAMIEGTLSERRNSQGNRSPEFREYQQGDPLGRVHWKSTAKTGKLQTFLPDTTDLASLGILVYEGASGYDVKQRENMDTPAFERVVCAAARWIHTAEQDDIPYHLWMEGGDKSYEAQDHWQHGPIHADDENHGLDKLAGAQISKAQSGSVSLRTEMLDGLTNGSRIVVLTGKMDQVLAEWIITAIGSGYRVEVQLTEANQNHLESTDRWMNGVGYDSLSMEQLRHSGVPIHAVTDVALSSLGKVEVTDVGA; the protein is encoded by the coding sequence GTCTGCTTCTCCATTGGTTCAGACCACGGCGTATTCACATCCGTCGGAAAATACACACGAACCGGATTGAGGCAGGCGAGCAGGTACGGGTTCTGGTCGAACTGGAATTCAATTGCCGTATTCCATTGTTATGGATCGTTCTGTGTGAGAACACACCTGCAGGTGTTCATCACAAATTGATTTTCCCGGGAACACGGCGACAATTTTCCTATCAATATGAATGTTCCGGGATACGCAGAGGAGTCTACAGATGGGATACGGGCAGATTGTACTGGGGTGATATGTTTGGCTGGAATACCCTCTCCGCAGAGACCGAAGGAGGTACACCCCTGATTGTTGTTCCTCAAGCAACGGCTTGGGGGAAGGGTGATTCGATAGAATTCGCAGCGATGATCGAAGGGACTCTGTCTGAGCGAAGAAATAGCCAGGGAAACCGTAGCCCTGAGTTCCGTGAATATCAGCAGGGTGACCCACTGGGACGTGTCCATTGGAAAAGTACAGCCAAAACGGGAAAACTTCAGACCTTTCTGCCTGATACCACGGATCTAGCTTCGCTTGGCATCCTTGTGTATGAAGGCGCGTCGGGTTATGACGTAAAACAACGGGAGAACATGGATACACCTGCTTTTGAACGAGTGGTTTGTGCAGCTGCCCGCTGGATTCATACCGCTGAGCAGGATGACATTCCTTATCATCTGTGGATGGAAGGCGGTGATAAGAGCTATGAAGCACAAGATCATTGGCAACATGGGCCGATCCATGCAGATGATGAGAATCATGGACTAGACAAGTTAGCGGGGGCGCAAATATCCAAAGCACAATCAGGCTCTGTTTCGCTTCGAACGGAGATGCTGGATGGACTGACGAATGGGTCGCGAATTGTGGTTCTCACAGGTAAGATGGATCAGGTTCTGGCCGAATGGATTATAACCGCAATCGGGTCGGGTTATCGTGTAGAGGTGCAATTAACTGAAGCGAACCAGAACCATTTGGAATCAACGGATAGATGGATGAATGGAGTGGGATATGACAGCTTAAGTATGGAGCAGCTTCGTCACAGCGGGGTGCCGATCCATGCGGTTACAGACGTTGCGTTATCTTCATTGGGAAAGGTGGAGGTAACGGATGTGGGAGCGTAA
- a CDS encoding transglutaminase-like domain-containing protein, giving the protein MWERNGNKAVNQNSVTDIKDEGYVSVPVLYKIFISAILLILSLEWIYPVTSSGQQGSERFLSVMAGLTGALLLAGLIRTGWITGVLIRLFIALVALCLMYGGSDPVRWAVAYPGIFSADMDTFINNWRFHSISTETRGLFMMCGWSMLMASVQSLVLLRRSVMLFGSATLLYLLLLESFAGLDVYASVIRSVLWTFLIQALLQLLRLNGGVTTPSYRGSPYGRWSAVTIVASAGMVLLSALPGQFASIPQPERISLEQMGERLARWAGYTQHSSIPAATAVTGYSTADAPMGAPLVQGNSIFFVAKSPKVTYWRGETRSYYNGSTWSDPGQSFETASPSGMLRADGWENPTYWSRIRQTVTMQREWKGPNPLFTGGIPVNVSFQDKNKDNQENMFSLLSNRDSATLWLAGSGNDKMVKHYSADVMVPVATPEQLRLLEDTNKGKDPAAIRRDYLQLPTSLPGRVQTLAKEIIHGSETRYDAVQAVKTYLAAHAEYTLDTRMPPRGTDFVDDFLFVTRQGYCNHFSTAMIVLLRAEGIPARWVKGFGPGVADPDEPSQYVISQGDAHSWVEVYFPGAGWMPFEATPGFTMAQGVGEGVAALAGPQPVAENPPYMSGGLANAGAWLLARARAIAAEPWLAAALVATALLGAAALVCMRRLRPALRIGLLLAWPRSSFPDRERLLRAAAPVWAALARQYGPRPPGMTLREYAASPALAAGADGADIARFAADWERLLYGPDRPLRADSLDFLRRALRLARRLQAL; this is encoded by the coding sequence ATGTGGGAGCGTAATGGTAATAAAGCTGTGAACCAGAATTCTGTGACGGACATAAAGGATGAGGGATATGTTAGCGTACCTGTCCTGTACAAAATTTTTATTTCGGCCATTTTACTTATACTGTCTCTGGAGTGGATATATCCGGTTACATCATCAGGTCAGCAGGGCAGTGAACGGTTCTTGTCCGTAATGGCGGGATTAACGGGAGCGTTGTTGCTCGCGGGGTTAATTCGTACAGGATGGATCACCGGAGTGCTGATCCGATTATTCATTGCACTCGTTGCTTTATGTCTGATGTACGGAGGAAGTGATCCTGTCCGTTGGGCGGTCGCTTATCCGGGGATATTTTCAGCGGATATGGACACTTTTATAAATAACTGGCGATTTCACTCGATTAGTACAGAAACGAGAGGTTTGTTCATGATGTGCGGCTGGAGTATGCTCATGGCTTCTGTGCAATCCCTCGTATTGTTACGTCGAAGCGTTATGCTGTTTGGCAGTGCAACGCTGCTCTATTTGCTTTTGCTTGAATCCTTTGCGGGGCTGGATGTGTATGCTTCTGTAATACGGTCTGTCCTATGGACTTTTCTTATTCAGGCTCTGCTCCAGCTATTACGTCTCAATGGAGGAGTCACGACTCCAAGTTATCGAGGCAGCCCCTATGGTCGTTGGAGTGCAGTAACTATCGTTGCTTCCGCAGGTATGGTGCTTCTCTCTGCGTTACCTGGCCAGTTTGCTTCCATTCCTCAACCGGAACGCATATCTTTGGAGCAGATGGGTGAACGCCTAGCTCGCTGGGCAGGTTATACACAGCACAGTAGTATCCCTGCTGCAACGGCAGTCACGGGATATAGCACAGCGGACGCGCCTATGGGAGCACCGTTGGTGCAGGGGAATTCCATCTTTTTTGTAGCGAAGAGTCCGAAAGTGACGTATTGGCGAGGGGAGACCCGTTCATATTATAACGGTAGTACTTGGAGTGACCCGGGTCAAAGCTTCGAAACGGCAAGTCCATCCGGAATGCTGCGTGCTGATGGTTGGGAGAATCCAACCTATTGGAGTCGCATTCGCCAAACCGTTACGATGCAGAGAGAGTGGAAAGGACCAAATCCACTCTTTACCGGGGGCATACCGGTCAACGTATCGTTCCAGGATAAGAACAAGGATAATCAGGAAAATATGTTTTCTTTGCTGTCTAATCGCGATTCGGCAACATTGTGGCTCGCAGGCTCCGGAAACGATAAGATGGTTAAACATTATTCGGCAGACGTCATGGTTCCTGTCGCAACACCTGAACAGTTACGTCTTCTTGAGGACACAAATAAAGGGAAAGATCCGGCAGCCATTCGGAGGGACTATCTGCAATTGCCTACATCACTCCCTGGTCGAGTGCAGACGCTCGCCAAGGAAATCATTCATGGCAGTGAGACCCGGTATGACGCTGTGCAAGCTGTAAAGACTTATCTGGCTGCTCATGCCGAGTATACGTTGGATACCCGTATGCCACCGCGAGGAACCGATTTTGTGGATGATTTTCTATTCGTCACCCGGCAGGGGTATTGCAATCATTTCTCTACAGCTATGATTGTGTTGTTGCGTGCAGAGGGCATCCCCGCACGCTGGGTTAAAGGTTTTGGCCCCGGAGTTGCTGACCCGGATGAGCCAAGTCAGTATGTGATTTCACAGGGAGATGCACATTCCTGGGTAGAGGTATATTTCCCAGGTGCAGGTTGGATGCCGTTTGAGGCCACGCCGGGCTTCACCATGGCGCAAGGCGTGGGCGAAGGTGTCGCAGCACTCGCCGGGCCGCAGCCTGTTGCGGAGAATCCGCCGTATATGAGCGGCGGATTGGCTAACGCGGGCGCATGGCTGCTCGCCCGCGCACGGGCCATTGCCGCGGAGCCATGGCTCGCGGCAGCCCTTGTGGCAACGGCCCTGCTGGGCGCCGCTGCTCTGGTCTGCATGCGGCGGCTACGCCCCGCGCTGCGGATAGGGCTGCTGCTGGCGTGGCCGCGCAGCAGCTTTCCGGACCGTGAGCGGCTGCTGCGTGCCGCCGCTCCGGTCTGGGCCGCGCTCGCGCGCCAGTACGGCCCGCGGCCGCCGGGTATGACGCTGCGTGAATATGCAGCGTCACCGGCTTTGGCCGCAGGCGCGGACGGCGCGGACATCGCGCGGTTTGCAGCCGACTGGGAACGGCTGCTGTACGGGCCAGACCGTCCGCTGCGCGCGGACAGTCTGGACTTCCTGCGCCGGGCACTTCGTCTGGCCCGGCGGTTGCAGGCGTTGTAA
- the guaA gene encoding glutamine-hydrolyzing GMP synthase, protein MNKPNEIVVVLDFGGQYNQLIARRIRDLGVYSELLPYNTPAEKIAEMSPRGIIFSGGPSSVYAENAPHVDPAIYDLGLPIFGICYGMQLMAQQLEGKVERSEKREYGKADIEFAAGAALAQGIDGEHTVWMSHGDHVVTLPPGFKLDAGTESAPIAAMSNDERKLYAVQFHPEVRHSVRGNDMIRNFLFEICGCEGNWSMETFIEDTIKDIREKVGDGKVLCALSGGVDSSVVAALLHKAIGDQLTCMFIDHGLLRKGEAESVMETFVGKFDMKVVKIDAQERFLSKLAGVDDPEQKRKIIGNEFIYVFDEESKQFDDFEFLAQGTLYTDIVESGTATAQTIKSHHNVGGLPEDMNFKLIEPLSALFKDEVRKVGEECGLPEAIVWRQPFPGPGLAIRVLGEVTEDKLKIVRDSDYILREEIIKAGLDREIWQYFTALPNMKSVGVMGDARTYSYTVGIRAVTSIDGMTADWARIPWDVLEKISVRIVNEVDNVNRIVYDVTSKPPATIEWE, encoded by the coding sequence ATGAATAAACCAAATGAAATTGTGGTTGTCCTTGACTTTGGGGGCCAATACAACCAGTTAATCGCCAGAAGAATTCGGGATCTCGGCGTATACAGCGAGCTTTTGCCGTATAACACACCGGCAGAGAAGATCGCAGAAATGTCACCACGAGGAATCATCTTCTCTGGCGGACCATCCAGTGTGTACGCAGAAAATGCACCACATGTGGACCCGGCTATCTATGATCTTGGACTTCCCATCTTCGGAATCTGTTACGGGATGCAGCTTATGGCCCAACAGCTCGAAGGTAAAGTAGAACGTTCCGAGAAGCGTGAGTACGGTAAAGCCGACATCGAGTTCGCAGCAGGTGCTGCTCTTGCACAAGGTATCGACGGTGAGCACACAGTATGGATGAGTCACGGTGACCACGTGGTTACACTTCCTCCGGGTTTCAAACTGGATGCAGGCACGGAAAGTGCACCAATCGCTGCAATGAGTAACGACGAGCGCAAATTGTATGCTGTTCAGTTCCACCCGGAAGTACGTCACTCTGTTCGTGGTAACGATATGATTCGTAACTTCCTGTTCGAAATCTGTGGTTGCGAAGGCAACTGGAGCATGGAGACTTTCATTGAAGATACGATCAAAGATATTCGTGAAAAAGTGGGCGATGGTAAAGTCCTGTGTGCACTGAGCGGTGGCGTGGATTCTTCTGTTGTTGCTGCACTGCTACACAAAGCCATTGGCGACCAACTGACATGTATGTTTATCGACCATGGTCTGCTGCGCAAAGGCGAAGCAGAAAGCGTAATGGAGACGTTTGTCGGCAAATTTGACATGAAGGTTGTCAAAATTGATGCACAGGAGCGCTTCCTATCCAAACTGGCAGGCGTGGATGATCCGGAACAAAAACGTAAAATCATCGGTAACGAGTTTATTTACGTATTTGATGAAGAATCCAAGCAATTTGATGATTTTGAATTCCTGGCGCAAGGTACACTGTACACAGATATCGTGGAAAGTGGTACAGCAACTGCACAGACCATCAAATCCCACCACAACGTGGGTGGCTTGCCTGAAGACATGAACTTTAAACTGATTGAGCCACTGAGTGCCCTGTTCAAAGACGAAGTGCGTAAAGTCGGCGAAGAGTGCGGTCTGCCTGAAGCTATCGTATGGCGTCAGCCTTTCCCAGGTCCGGGTCTCGCGATTCGTGTGCTTGGCGAAGTAACAGAGGACAAGCTCAAAATTGTTCGTGATTCGGATTACATTCTGCGTGAAGAAATTATCAAAGCCGGCCTTGATCGTGAGATCTGGCAATACTTCACAGCCCTGCCGAACATGAAGAGTGTTGGTGTTATGGGTGATGCGCGTACGTATTCCTACACCGTAGGTATTCGTGCTGTAACATCCATCGACGGTATGACAGCTGACTGGGCACGTATCCCTTGGGATGTGCTGGAGAAAATCTCCGTACGGATCGTTAACGAAGTCGATAACGTTAACCGTATCGTGTATGACGTAACATCCAAACCACCTGCAACGATCGAGTGGGAATAG